GGGCAATACGGCAGCCTTTATCCATTTCCTTAGCCCGAAGGAAAAAGAGAACAAGCTAAAAGGTATAATCAAGGAGGCCAAGACTGTAAAAGGGCTTGAGATGCGCTTTGACCTGAACATTACACCCGATGCCAAACTGGAGGTGATTATTGACAAGAACACTGGCCATAGCTTAACAGCCTCAGGGAACGGGACACTGCTCCTTGATATTAATACGCTGGGTAAATTCAATATGTATGGGGATTTCAGTGTTGTAAAAGGTTTATATAACTTCAAATATGGAGGGCTTCTTGATAAACAATTCATTGTTAAGCCGGGTGGTTCCATTGTCTGGGAAGGCGACCCAACGCGTGCTACACTGAACCTTGAAGCGGTGTACAAAACACAAGCTAACCCGTCGATACTGCTCGAATCGCCTACCTTCAGCAGGAATATCCCGGTAGAGGTGGTTATTGTACTGACAGGTAACCTTACGGCTCCAAACCCCGATTTTATAATTAATTTCCCGGGTATAAGTTCGGTACTAAAATCGGATATCGATTACAGGCTGAGCGATATGGATACCAGGCAGACACAGGCTCTGGCCCTCCTTTCTACGGGCAGCTTCCTGAGCCCTACCAATGGAAATACTGCGATAGCGGGAAGCCTTTTTGAGAAAGCGAACAGCCTCTTCAACAGCTTATTTGGCGATGGAGGGGGCAATGTGAATGTATCGGTGAATTACTTCCAGGCCAATAAGAACCCTTATGCGGAGACCAATTCGCAGATATCGCTTTCGCTTTCGTCGCAGATCAACGACCGAATCACGGTCAACGGCCAGCTTGGGGTACCGGTAAATGGAGTTACCGATGCAGCGGTAGTAGGTAATTTTGAAGTGCAGTACCGTGTTAATGAAGATGGTACCCTGAAAGGAAGGGCATTTAATCGCGAGAACGATATCAACTTCCTGGGTGAAGGCATCAACTACACGCAGGGTATCGGCTTAACGTATGACGTAGACTTTGATACCTTTAATGAACTGATGCAAAAGATATTCCGGAAAAAGGAGAAGGTTGAAGCTAATAATACCAATGAGAATGATATGCCGGATTCCGACCTTGCTCCGGATTATATAAAATTTGATGACAGCAGGCGCAAAAAGAAACCCGCCGGTCAGGATAGCGAGCCTGTTAAGATCCCTGAGACTGATTAATCAATAAATAAAAGAGTTTAAAATTTTATAATGTGAAAAAAAAGCGAGTGTATTTTAGTGATGCAACCGCTTTTTTATACTTTTTAACATATCGTAAAGAAAAACTTATTAACGAAAACGTTTGAAATGTTGCAGATTTGATAATGGAATGTAAAATCAAATAAATAATTGATATTAAATTATTAATTTTACAATCAAATACTAAAAAATGTCGCTTAACATAAAAAAAATAGGCGTGCTTACATCCGGAGGTGACTCCCCGGGAATGAATGCCGCCATCAGGGCCGTTGTACGTACATGTGCTTTCCATAACATAGAATGTGCCGGTGTTTACAGGGGTTACCAGGGAATGATAGAAGGGGATTTTAAAGAAATGGGTCCCCGTGCAGTGAATAACATAATCAATAAAGGAGGTACTATATTAAAATCGGCAAGGTCTAAAGAGTTCATGACCGAAGAAGGCCGTAAAAAAGCGCATGCCAACCTCGTGAAACAGGGCATTGATGCACTTGTTGTAATAGGGGGGAACGGCAGCTTTACCGGAGCGCTGTTATTTAACAAGGAGTTCGGCTTTCCTGTAATTGGCATACCGGGCACTATTGACAATGACATTTTTGGCACCAGTTTTACGCTGGGCTATGATACGGCACTTAATACTGTGGTAGAGGTAATCGATAAAATCAGGGATACGGCAAGTTCGCACAACAGGCTTTTCTTTATAGAAGTAATGGGGCGCGATGCAGGCCATATCGCTTTGAATGCGGGCATAGGCGCAGGTGCGGAAGAAATATTAATACCGGAGGAAGACATGGGGCTTGACAGGCTGCTGGATTCACTCAGGAAAAGTAAGGCTTCGGGCAAATCATCAAGTATCGTTGTGATAGCCGAAGGTGATAAAATAGGCAAAAATGCCTTTGAGCTTAAGGACTATGTAGAGGAAAACATGCCCGAGTATGACGTTCGAGTATCTATATTAGGGCACATGCAGCGCGGCGGGTCGCCATCATGCTTTGACAGGGTACTGGCCAGCAGGCTCGGTGTAAAGGCTGTGGAAACCCTGCTTGAAGGAAACTCCAACTACATGGTAGGGCTTATTAGGGATGAGATCGTACTTACCCCGCTTGAAAATGCCGTGAAGGGCAAAACGCAGGTAGATAAAGAGCTCATACGTGTTTCAGATATCGTTTCTATCTAAATTCAAATAAACAAAATCCAAAAAACATCTATTTACAATGACAAAAGTTAAATTAGGAATAAACGGTTTTGGCCGTATCGGCCGTATCGTGTTCCGCGAAACCTTTAACAGGGATAATGTAGAAGTGGTAGCCATAAACGACCTGCTTGATGTAGATCACCTGGCATACCTTTTAAAATATGATTCAGTACACGGACGTTTTGCAGGCACAGTTGAAGTAAAAGACAACCAGCTTTATGTAAACGGTAAACATATCAGGGTAACTGCAGCCAAAGACCCTTCTACCCTTAAGTGGGATGAGGTGGGCGTAGACGTGGTTGCCGAGTGTACCGGTATCTTCACTACCCTTGAAACTGCTGAGGCGCACATCAAAGGCGGCGCTAAAAAAGTGGTTATCTCTGCACCATCGGCAGATGCGCCGATGTTTGTTATGGGCGTAAACCATGACAAAGCTACAGCAGCAGACAAGATCGTATCGAACGCTTCATGTACTACCAACTGCCTTGCACCGCTTGCTAAAGTGATCAACGACAACTTTGGTATCGTGGAAGGCCTTATGACAACGATCCACGCGACTACAGCTACCCAGCTTACAGTTGACGGACCGTCAAGAAAAGATTTCCGTGGCGGAAGGGCAGCATTGCTTAACATCATCCCGGCAAGTACAGGCGCTGCAAAAGCAGTAGGCAAAGTAATCCCGGAATTGAACGGCAAGCTTACAGGTATGTCGATGCGCGTTCCTACGGCAGACGTATCAGTGGTAGACCTTACTGTAAAAATAGCAAAAGAGACCAGCTATGACGAGATCATGGCAGTGCTTAAAAATGCGTCTGAAACAAGCCTTAAAGGTATCTTGGGCTTTACAGAAGATGACGTTGTATCTCAGGATTTCATCTCTGACTCAAGGACAAGCATTGTGGATGCCAAAGCAGGTATCGGGCTTAATTCAACGTTCTTCAAGATCGTTTCATGGTACGATAACGAATATGGCTATTCAAGCAAGCTAATCGACCTTTCGGTGCATATCGCATCTTTGTAATATTTTTTATTTGTCCCGGTTTTCTTTTTGAAAGCCGGGACTTATGTTTTTTATAAAGGGAGTTAACCTTATGATGACGGAAACATGACTGTAAGGTAATTTTCATCAAACACAAAACCGACTAACCCAAAAACTAACCCAAAATATTTATGAAATTACTTGTTGACAGTGGTGCCACAAAAGCCGACTGGATTGCACTGGATGAAAACGGCAACAGGCTTTTTACCACACAAACCCTGGGCCTGAGCCCTGAAGTCATCAATAAGGAAGAAGCCCTTGAAAGGCTTGAAGCCCGTTTTGATATTTATAATAACCGCAATGATGTAACGAGCCTTTATTTTTATGGCGCCGGCTGCGGTACCGACAGGATGAAGAATTTTATGACGGAGATTTTCGAGGAATTTTTCCCGCATGCCGAAGTAGTAAGCGTTAAGGAAGATACCTATGCCGCTGCTTATGCTACCAACCCTACCAACGAAAAAGCGATCATCTGCATTCTTGGCACAGGGTCTAACTGCAGCTATTTTGACGGAGAGAAACTACACCAGAAAGTGCAGTCGTTAGGCTATATCGCTATGGACGATTGCAGCGGGAACCGTTTTGGCCGTGACCTGGTGCGTGCCTACTACTTCAATAAGATGCCGGCACACCTTGCTAAAAAATTCGAAGAAGAATACGACCTTGATGCAGATACTATAAAACACAACCTTTACAAAGAGCCTAACCCTAATGCTTACCTGGCTACCTTTGCAAAGTTCCTGATACAAAACCGTGAGGAGCCGTTTATGAAAGCGCTTATCATTGATGCCATGCAGGTATTTGTAGACAACTATATCACACAATATGAGAATGCACACGAGGTGCCTGTACACTTTGTAGGCTCTATAGCATTTTACCTGAAAGCTGAACTGGCCGAGGTATTGGGTAAAAACAACCTCAAGTTAGGCAATGTATTAAGGAGGCCAATTGACGGGCTTATCGAGTACCATGAGCTTAACTAATAATGATTTTACCAATAAGACAAATGAGAAAGGCCCTGCATTAGCGGGGCCTTTTGATATTAAAAGCTTTGATGTTTTTAAAGTATCGCGGTCATTGATATCTCCACGTTCACGTTCTTTGGCAGTCGTGCCACCTGTACCGTTTCGCGTGCGGGTGCATTACTTTCGTCAAAATAGGCTCCGTAAATGTTGTTTATCTTTGAGAAGTCATCCATGTTCATGATGAATATGGTTGTTTTTACCACATTGCTGAAATCCATGCCGGCAGCTTCCAGCACGGCTTTCATATTTTCCATCACCTGTTTTGTCTCGGTTTCGATATCGCCGGTAATAAGTTCGCCTGTTTCCGGATGCAAAGCTATCTGCCCTGAAGTATAAAGGGTATTGCCTGCAAGCACCGCCTGGCTGTAAGGGCCAATAGGAGCAGGAGCTTTTTCTGTAAAGATTATTTTTTTCATTTTTATGATGTTGTAGAATTACCTTATAACCCTGTCCGGAACCTGGCGTTTATCCCACTTGATGTCACTCAGTACAGACGATTTTATGCCGATAAAGAAGCCCCATGAGGTATTCTGGCCAATAGGGATCCAGTTGAAATCCATCCTCCAGCTCAAGAGGTCGCGCTCAAAGCGGAGCTGTGTGAAGGTAACGCCTTTTTGTACAAAGTCATACCCGGATGAGAAGCCCATTTTCCATCGTGGCGTAATATCAAGGTTGCCCGAAAGCATTATCGAGTTGCCTATGATCTTCCGTTCCCGTGCATTGTTGGAGTAGGTGAGGGAATAGGCGAATTTCAGGTCCCACGGGAGTACTGCATTGTAAAAGCCGCCTTCGGATTTATCTTTCTTTGTCTCGTCTTCTTCCTTGAACATGCTCTTGCGGTTATCGCTCATGTCGGTTGCGCGTCCAAAGAGGTCGTCTTCGCGGCCACCGTTACGTGCGGTCTGGCTGTCTTCGTCCTCGCCATCACCCGATTTGCCGTCCTGGCTTGTTATGGAGTAGTTAAGCGTGATATTGGCGCTTGTCATCCTGAAAAGGCTTCCGCCATTGTCAATATTATAGGTATTAATGCGCCTTCCGGCATTGTTTATGGCGTATGGGTCGAGCGTAGTACCAAAGTTGATGTTCATCTTTTCCTTGAACAGGTTGGTTCCTGCAGAAACCCGCAGCGGCTGCCAGGCCAGTGAGTCGGCGGCCATATCATAGCTGGTAGTAAAGTTAAGGTTGTTAAGCAGCATTACCTTTTTAGGCTCACCCTTGTTGTCCTTTTCATCGTCATTACGTACCTTGGCTTCAAAGGTGTTGTTTACCGCTATACCTACGTTGCTGGCATATCGTTGGCCCGGAGCCCCGAAAAGGCCGCCGTCAAAGCGGCTGTACTGCTTCAGTGTACCTGCCGCGTCATATTGGTAATAGTCATAATACTGGTCAAAGCTTGGCGTGTAGCTGTAGGATACCGATGGGCGCATCACGTGGCGGATGGCCTGTATTTTGCTTTTTTCTCCAAAGGGGAATGTACCATATATTGTAGTACCGATGCTCGATGAGAAATTGTAAGTGCGGTACGAGTCGAACCCTTTAATATCCCTTGTCAGCGCTTTTGCGCTATCGGCATTGAACTGCCTTTTTACCGTATTCATAACCCAGGTTTCCTGGTAATTGGTACTTGCCGTAACGCTGAAATATTTGAACACTTTAAAGTTAGTGCTCAAGGGTATAGTATGCTGCAGCCCGGACTTGGCATCGCGGAACATCTCCGGCTTGAAGAAAAGTGAATCGTAGGT
Above is a genomic segment from Flavobacterium album containing:
- the gap gene encoding type I glyceraldehyde-3-phosphate dehydrogenase produces the protein MTKVKLGINGFGRIGRIVFRETFNRDNVEVVAINDLLDVDHLAYLLKYDSVHGRFAGTVEVKDNQLYVNGKHIRVTAAKDPSTLKWDEVGVDVVAECTGIFTTLETAEAHIKGGAKKVVISAPSADAPMFVMGVNHDKATAADKIVSNASCTTNCLAPLAKVINDNFGIVEGLMTTIHATTATQLTVDGPSRKDFRGGRAALLNIIPASTGAAKAVGKVIPELNGKLTGMSMRVPTADVSVVDLTVKIAKETSYDEIMAVLKNASETSLKGILGFTEDDVVSQDFISDSRTSIVDAKAGIGLNSTFFKIVSWYDNEYGYSSKLIDLSVHIASL
- the pfkA gene encoding 6-phosphofructokinase, with product MSLNIKKIGVLTSGGDSPGMNAAIRAVVRTCAFHNIECAGVYRGYQGMIEGDFKEMGPRAVNNIINKGGTILKSARSKEFMTEEGRKKAHANLVKQGIDALVVIGGNGSFTGALLFNKEFGFPVIGIPGTIDNDIFGTSFTLGYDTALNTVVEVIDKIRDTASSHNRLFFIEVMGRDAGHIALNAGIGAGAEEILIPEEDMGLDRLLDSLRKSKASGKSSSIVVIAEGDKIGKNAFELKDYVEENMPEYDVRVSILGHMQRGGSPSCFDRVLASRLGVKAVETLLEGNSNYMVGLIRDEIVLTPLENAVKGKTQVDKELIRVSDIVSI
- a CDS encoding RidA family protein; translated protein: MKKIIFTEKAPAPIGPYSQAVLAGNTLYTSGQIALHPETGELITGDIETETKQVMENMKAVLEAAGMDFSNVVKTTIFIMNMDDFSKINNIYGAYFDESNAPARETVQVARLPKNVNVEISMTAIL
- a CDS encoding N-acetylglucosamine kinase, encoding MKLLVDSGATKADWIALDENGNRLFTTQTLGLSPEVINKEEALERLEARFDIYNNRNDVTSLYFYGAGCGTDRMKNFMTEIFEEFFPHAEVVSVKEDTYAAAYATNPTNEKAIICILGTGSNCSYFDGEKLHQKVQSLGYIAMDDCSGNRFGRDLVRAYYFNKMPAHLAKKFEEEYDLDADTIKHNLYKEPNPNAYLATFAKFLIQNREEPFMKALIIDAMQVFVDNYITQYENAHEVPVHFVGSIAFYLKAELAEVLGKNNLKLGNVLRRPIDGLIEYHELN